A window of the Brassica napus cultivar Da-Ae chromosome A2, Da-Ae, whole genome shotgun sequence genome harbors these coding sequences:
- the LOC106411445 gene encoding protein STICHEL-like, protein MSGSRVSDLSKLHLKRELTQIKKASRVLRDPGTSSSWRSPLTSSRSVSATVPAVLEPPVCRNNALKGKEKKVFLHNWNTNNESSWTQQASLNNDEDGDDVSDARKGGDSMTFRCRDTNLASKTRKKSKRNNIVARRRCDSAELSDETEDPRTITNASPLLLKQLNRKNWSRSLITSRKEDSSCTHNSTPSSFNIYALRNPNNVGSWDGTTTTCDGDDDELGDNLDSPGRQQGCGIWTKKAMNGGCRSCFSPSLSDTLRSSILCGSGPLYRRHSKHKIGSRSAQGVLPLLTYGGSDDDDELYLEAQSRLDGKRWSTSCRSQGGSTQSFSQKYRPMFFDELIGQSIVVQSLMNALKRCRITPFYLFHGPRGTGKTSTARIFSAALNCVATEEMKPCGYCKECNEFISGKSKDFCEVDGADKVRYLLRNLPRKSSRYKTFVVDECHMLPSKTWLSFLKFLENPLKKVVFIFITTDLDNVPRTIQSRCQKFLFDKVKDADIVVRLKKIASDENLDVESDALELIGMNADGSVIDAETMLEQLSLLGKRITTGLVNELVGVVSDEKLLELLELALSSDTAETVKRARELLDLGADPIVLMSQLASLIMDIIAGTYKVVDEKYSEAFLDGRNLSEADMEGLKHALKLLSEAEKQLRVSNDRSTWFTATLLQLGSMPSPGTTLTGCSSRRQSSRATDDDPSSVSREVMAYKQSIGGLHFSKSASPKRSGKHTHEASSFSRVIDNTCYKASSSSQTPEREASNASHGNSTASTMMLTQRSSEKLNEIWRKCIEICHSRTLRQLLYTHGKLISISEVEGILVAYIAFGDTKIKTRAERFLSSITNSMEMVLRRSLDVRILLLPETEPLVVPYQTGKPDMTNKVGDLHAAPDLGVGSSEEGRSKIPMQRIESIIREQRLETAWLQTADKDTPGSLTRIKPERNQILPQEDTYRQPSAVSPSGLNNDVKLLRIGENGELKENLTGSCPLSPSLLHDSKFGHKKDNIGGYESGTGRVGCNMLLCWNTNKTQRSSKKQGKGTHVRPRRSGKRGFSLFNGCAKPRTPAGKLRR, encoded by the exons ATGTCTGGCTCGAGAGTATCGGATCTGAGCAAGTTGCATCTCAAGAGAGAGCTGACTCAAATCAAGAAAGCTTCCCGCGTTCTACGCGATCCAGGCACCTCTTCCTCCTGGAGATCCCCTCTCACCTCCTCCAGATCCGTCTCCGCGACTGTGCCTGCGGTTCTGGAGCCTCCGGTGTGCAGAAACAATGCTCTAAAAGGGAAGGAGAAGAAAGTGTTCTTACACAACTGGAATACTAACAATGAATCTTCATGGACACAACAAGCTAGTCTCAACAACGACGAAGATGGTGATGATGTGAGTGATGCAAGGAAGGGTGGAGATTCGATGACTTTCAGGTGCAGAGACACCAATCTAGCGTCaaagacgaggaagaagagtAAGAGAAACAACATAGTGGCTAGAAGGAGATGTGACTCTGCTGAACTATCAGACGAAACAGAGGATCCAAGGACCATCACTAATGCATCTCCTTTGCTTTTGAAGCAGCTTAATCGCAAGAACTGGTCACGTTCTTTGATAACTAGTAGAAAAGAGGATTCTTCATGTACTCATAACAGCACACCAAGCTCCTTCAACATCTACGCTCTTCGTAATCCAAACAACGTTGGATCTTGGGATGGTACCACTACAACTTGCGACGGCGATGATGATGAGTTGGGTGATAACTTGGATTCACCAGGGAGACAACAAGGCTGTGGGATTTGGACCAAGAAGGCTATGAATGGTGGGTGCAGAAGCTGTTTCTCTCCTTCCTTGTCTGATACTTTGAGAAGTAGCATTTTATGTGGGAGTGGACCGCTGTATCGTAGACATAGTAAACACAAGATTGGTTCAAGAAGTGCTCAAGGTGTTTTGCCTTTGCTAACTTATGGTggcagtgatgatgatgatgagcttTATTTAGAGGCTCAGAGTAGATTAGATGGGAAGAGGTGGTCTACTAGTTGTAGGAGTCAAGGTGGAAGTACACAAAGCTTCAGCCAAAAGTACAGACCGATGTTTTTCGATGAACTGATTGGTCAGAGTATAGTTGTTCAGTCACTAATGAACGCATTAAAAAGGTGTAGGATCACTCCTTTTTATCTCTTCCATGGTCCTAGAGGAACTGGCAAGACATCGACCGCGAGGATTTTTTCAGCAGCCTTGAACTGTGTGGCTACTGAAGAGATGAAGCCTTGTGGTTACTGTAAAGAATGCAATGAGTTCATTTCTGGGAAGAGTAAGGACTTTTGTGAAGTTGATGGAGCTGATAAGGTTAGGTACCTTTTGAGAAACCTTCCAAGGAAGTCCTCAAGATATAAGACTTTTGTTGTAGATGAGTGTCATATGTTGCCATCTAAGACGTGGCTGTcttttctcaagtttcttgagAACCCTTTGAAGAAAGTTGTCTTCATATTTATAACGACGGATCTTGATAATGTCCCTAGGACCATTCAGTCAAGGTGCCAGAAGTTCCTATTTGACAAAGTTAAAGATGCAGACATAGTAGTGAGACTGAAGAAGATTGCTTCAGACGAGAATCTTGATGTGGAATCTGACGCGTTGGAACTGATTGGTATGAACGCGGATGGTTCAGTTATAGATGCTGAAACTATGTTGGAGCAGCTGAGTTTGCTGGGGAAACGTATCACCACTGGTCTAGTAAACGAGCTA GTGGGTGTTGTTTCAGATGAAAAACTGCTGGAACTTTTGGAATTAGCATTGTCATCTGATACGGCAGAGACAGTGAAGCGAGCTAGAGAGTTACTGGACCTTGGAGCTGACCCAATAGTCTTGATGTCTCAACTTGCTAGTCTTATCATGGACATCATTGCTGGTACATACAAGGTGGTAGACGAAAAGTACAGCGAAGCCTTCCTTGACGGACGAAACC TGAGTGAAGCGGATATGGAGGGACTAAAACACGCTTTGAAACTTCTTTCTGAGGCAGAGAAGCAGCTTAGAGTTTCTAATGACCGTTCGACCTGGTTCACAGCGACTTTGCTTCAGCTTGGGTCAATGCCTTCTCCTGGAACCACGCTTACAGGATGTAGCAGTAGAAGGCAAAGCTCTAGAGCCACTGATGACGACCCGTCAAGCGTTTCAAGGGAGGTGATGGCTTACAAACAGAGTATAGGAGGGCTTCACTTTAGTAAGTCGGCATCGCCAAAAAGAAGCGGAAAGCATACCCATGAAGCGAGTTCTTTCTCCAGGGTTATCGATAATACATGCTATAAAGCCTCCTCGTCTAGCCAAACTCCAGAGAGAGAAGCCTCCAATGCCTCACATGGCAATAGTACTGCAAGCACCATGATGCTTACTCAAAGAAGTTCAGAGAAACTAAACGAGATATGGAGAAAATGTATAGAAATATGCCATTCCAGAACATTGAGGCAGCTGCTCTATACTCATGGGAAACTTATATCTATCAGTGAAGTTGAAG GTATTCTAGTTGCTTATATAGCGTTTGGAGACACCAAGATCAAAACAAGAGCTGAAAGGTTTCTAAGCAGTATCACAAACTCGATGGAAATGGTACTAAGGAGAAGCTTAGACGTCAGGATACTACTCTTGCCTGAAACCGAGCCACTCGTAGTCCCTTACCAAACCGGGAAACCAGATATGACAAACAAAGTTGGAGATCTACATGCTGCACCAGACCTTGGAGTTGGTAGCAGTGAAGAAGGCAGATCAAAGATCCCAATGCAAAGGATAGAATCAATCATCCGAGAACAAAGATTAGAAACAGCATGGTTACAAACCGCTGATAAAGACACGCCTGGATCACTAACACGGATAAAACCTGAAAGGAATCAGATTCTACCTCAAGAAGACACTTATCGCCAACCTTCTGCTGTTTCTCCTTCCGGATTAAATAATGACGTTAAGCTTTTGAGAATTGGCGAAAATGGTGAGCTTAAAGAGAATCTAACTGGGAGCTGTCCTCTTTCCCCGAGCTTACTTCATGATTCTAAGTTTGGACACAAGAAAGACAATAT AGGAGGATACGAATCAGGAACAGGGAGAGTTGGTTGTAATATGTTACTTTGTTGGAACACAAACAAGACTCAAAGAAGTAGCAAG AAACAGGGTAAGGGAACTCATGTTCGTCCCCGAAGAAGTGGGAAGAGAGGATTCTCTCTGTTTAATGGATGTGCTAAGCCAAGGACACCAGCAGGTAAATTGAGAAGATGA